A single region of the Psychrobacter alimentarius genome encodes:
- the pqqA gene encoding pyrroloquinoline quinone precursor peptide PqqA: MQWTKPAFQDIRIGFEITMYFEAR; encoded by the coding sequence ATGCAGTGGACTAAACCCGCTTTTCAAGACATCCGTATCGGTTTCGAAATCACTATGTATTTTGAAGCACGTTAA
- the ppiC gene encoding peptidylprolyl isomerase PpiC, which translates to MARTASALHILVKHKEQADDILAKLKKGAQFDVLAKKHSTCPSGKQGGNLGEFTKGQMVPAFDKVCFSGELLTPHLVKTKFGWHVVKVLYRT; encoded by the coding sequence ATGGCTCGTACCGCTAGCGCATTACACATTTTAGTAAAACACAAAGAACAGGCTGATGACATCCTCGCCAAGCTCAAAAAAGGCGCTCAGTTTGATGTGCTGGCTAAGAAACACTCCACCTGCCCATCAGGTAAACAAGGCGGCAACTTAGGGGAGTTTACAAAAGGTCAAATGGTACCGGCATTTGATAAAGTCTGCTTCAGCGGTGAGCTCCTGACCCCGCACTTAGTAAAAACCAAATTTGGCTGGCATGTGGTCAAAGTTCTTTATAGAACCTAA
- a CDS encoding TIGR04141 family sporadically distributed protein codes for MEEKKPYLYLNAFLAKDEHASLEASDFLKGTSQVNAYDLDSKHELEGKLFVKIPEEKKPKWSAFTEGITGVSLDELTNRSSSAVLIIKTAKTTMAFTFGYGRFLIDTKYFVHDFGIKTALNTLNHDSLRSVDLFTLEDQAVQKKSQASRESTVGVFGIDISRDVLRAVTGSPKTSVNLENISGGDSVYSFAIKIDVDEISSLVDLLSNYYSNDSYKNGFSWVDNIRKVKGNSEINSLDEKLLEKIKLKSLDITITLPEIVQWDAIYGFSFTRSKCSIKPIIETSNYFDSLDIAAVSIDSIKRDRLFVYDVHENESSYKIYKCIYFEYKEANNTYILFAGLWYEIDNSFMSRIDSVLAQINISNLIFPKIYVWEETKDEQLKSKIETEGDYNERVANDHSYHLLDKKLIKSNKTTSSIELCDLMTDNKQFIHVKHRKGGSAGLSHLFAQGSVSAEILLGDKEFRKKARKVLKKVSSGLQDSVSLDNFKSDGVEVVFLILGEDSASLKSNLPFFSKVNLSKAFENLSQRGFKVTISGVDTELKLDT; via the coding sequence ATGGAAGAAAAGAAGCCATACTTATACTTAAACGCATTCTTGGCAAAGGATGAACATGCTTCGCTAGAAGCATCCGATTTCTTAAAAGGAACATCCCAAGTGAACGCTTATGATCTAGACAGCAAGCATGAGCTTGAAGGAAAGCTATTCGTAAAAATACCGGAAGAAAAGAAGCCAAAATGGAGTGCATTTACCGAGGGTATTACAGGCGTTTCACTCGATGAACTTACTAATCGCTCTAGCTCGGCAGTTCTCATTATAAAAACAGCAAAGACTACAATGGCTTTTACCTTCGGTTATGGTCGGTTCTTGATAGACACAAAATACTTTGTTCATGACTTTGGGATAAAAACTGCACTCAATACGCTCAATCATGATAGCTTGCGCAGTGTTGACCTCTTCACTTTAGAAGATCAAGCCGTACAGAAAAAGTCGCAAGCATCGAGGGAATCAACGGTTGGAGTATTTGGTATTGATATTTCCAGAGATGTTTTACGAGCTGTTACTGGGTCACCAAAAACTAGCGTGAATTTAGAAAATATTTCAGGCGGTGATTCTGTATACTCCTTTGCTATAAAGATTGATGTCGATGAAATATCAAGCTTGGTAGATTTGCTTTCTAACTACTATAGTAATGACTCATATAAAAATGGATTTTCATGGGTTGACAATATTAGGAAGGTTAAAGGAAATTCAGAAATCAATAGTCTGGACGAAAAGCTACTTGAAAAAATTAAATTAAAGAGTTTAGACATAACAATAACTCTTCCTGAGATTGTTCAATGGGATGCGATTTATGGTTTTAGTTTTACTCGCTCTAAGTGTTCAATAAAGCCAATAATTGAGACAAGTAATTATTTTGACAGTTTAGATATTGCAGCGGTTTCAATTGATTCAATTAAACGGGACCGATTGTTCGTATATGATGTTCACGAAAATGAATCCTCATATAAAATATATAAATGCATTTATTTTGAATATAAAGAAGCAAATAATACTTATATATTGTTCGCGGGTTTATGGTATGAAATTGATAATAGTTTTATGTCTAGAATTGATTCTGTTCTTGCTCAAATAAATATATCAAACTTGATTTTCCCCAAGATCTATGTATGGGAAGAAACTAAAGATGAGCAGCTAAAATCAAAAATTGAAACTGAAGGCGACTACAATGAAAGGGTTGCTAATGACCATTCTTATCACTTGCTTGATAAGAAGCTGATAAAAAGTAACAAGACAACCTCATCTATTGAACTTTGCGATTTGATGACCGATAACAAACAGTTTATTCATGTAAAGCATAGAAAAGGAGGTTCAGCTGGTTTAAGCCACTTATTCGCTCAAGGTAGCGTTTCTGCTGAAATCTTACTTGGTGACAAAGAGTTTAGGAAAAAAGCACGGAAAGTTTTGAAAAAAGTCAGCAGCGGCTTGCAGGATAGCGTTTCACTTGACAATTTCAAAAGTGATGGAGTTGAAGTCGTCTTCTTAATTTTAGGCGAAGATTCAGCTAGCCTAAAGAGTAACTTGCCATTCTTTAGTAAAGTTAACCTATCGAAGGCATTTGAAAATCTTTCTCAAAGAGGGTTTAAAGTAACTATTTCAGGTGTTGATACAGAGCTGAAACTTGATACATAA